In a single window of the Luteolibacter yonseiensis genome:
- a CDS encoding ATP-dependent DNA ligase — MIEVRFKRGLYLPELDLWLDPWDAKPRAFVSHAHADHFARHESALCSEVTAALVHKRFHLAESRIEAVSFHVPVVRDGFRLRLLPAGHISGSAMLHITRIKDNASLLYTGDFKTRRGRTAESVNFLNADTLILETTFGLPNYEFPGSMEIEAGILRFVHDAFADGETPVLFGYALGKAQEALALLTEHGIPALLHPTVAAMTRACREVGVETLPEPVEFDGHAPPGHVVIAPPSTIRSKLLRGLKSKRTAMLTGWAMQKGAKFRYSVDEIFPLSDHADHTGLLECIQRVRPKRILTVHGFAREFARELRAKGMEAWCAMGDDQLELSINQAAQRGGGSGTTRHIRAICTLADFGDLCRLIGETSSRVSKTEYIATYLRGLTTEQELSLSAIWLTGQALPGKPGQATLRFSDAGIRHALLSLPSVREERYREISHAQSDTARTARLVLQEIQIRPEPLDLAGLETFFQTLLATASDLDRISLLAARLSTLHPVESETIVRLLTGDLRVGLKAEHIEDAIAAVFKLDSASVRDAHMLSGDIGETILLAKHGRLAEAGLRVGIPVKCMLASSPGHDETDTRPLFEKLPFPPPYWLEAKYDGIRAQLHKRGDEVTLFSRDLRPINARFPELVAAAGKISGDFILDGEIIAYTDGRKLKPRDLQKRQPPKQTSGDLFLTDKDLPPASPSRFIAFDLLWHQGADLLGQPLVERHLKLESLALAAPFETITIYAAENAAEIEATFKHSLQNNHEGLVAKDPSGIYLPGRRENSWIKLKGVMPTLDCVVVIARQRQGLRPDILTDYTFAIRDEISGKLCILGKTHSGLSDEETAELTAHFKRNTLRKEKLKHHVKPDIVLEIAFDAIIPSSRHDSGLALRFPRIKSIRRDKTLEDIDTLKSTKALV, encoded by the coding sequence TTGATCGAAGTCAGATTCAAACGTGGATTATATCTACCCGAGCTCGACCTGTGGCTGGACCCATGGGATGCGAAGCCACGGGCGTTCGTCTCCCACGCCCACGCGGATCACTTCGCACGGCATGAATCCGCGCTCTGCTCGGAAGTCACCGCGGCGCTGGTTCACAAACGTTTTCATCTGGCGGAAAGCAGGATCGAAGCCGTGTCCTTCCATGTGCCTGTGGTGCGTGACGGGTTCCGCCTCCGGCTCCTTCCCGCAGGCCACATTTCCGGCTCGGCGATGCTCCACATCACCCGCATCAAGGACAACGCGAGCCTGCTCTACACCGGAGATTTCAAGACCCGTCGCGGCAGGACGGCGGAGTCGGTCAACTTCCTCAATGCCGACACCCTCATTCTGGAGACCACCTTTGGTCTGCCGAATTACGAATTTCCCGGCAGCATGGAGATCGAGGCCGGCATCCTGCGCTTCGTCCATGACGCCTTTGCCGATGGCGAGACACCCGTCCTCTTCGGCTATGCGCTGGGGAAAGCCCAGGAAGCCCTGGCCCTTCTCACCGAACACGGCATCCCGGCCCTGCTTCATCCGACGGTCGCCGCCATGACCAGGGCCTGCCGCGAGGTGGGCGTGGAAACGCTGCCCGAACCTGTGGAATTCGACGGTCACGCGCCACCGGGCCATGTCGTCATCGCACCGCCCAGCACCATCCGCTCGAAACTTCTCCGCGGATTGAAATCCAAACGCACCGCCATGCTCACCGGTTGGGCGATGCAAAAAGGCGCGAAATTCCGCTATTCGGTGGATGAAATCTTCCCTCTTTCCGATCATGCGGATCACACCGGACTTCTGGAATGCATCCAGCGCGTCCGCCCGAAGCGGATCCTGACCGTCCACGGCTTCGCCCGGGAATTCGCCCGGGAACTCCGCGCGAAAGGCATGGAAGCCTGGTGCGCCATGGGGGACGACCAACTGGAGCTTTCCATCAACCAAGCCGCGCAGCGTGGCGGCGGTTCGGGCACCACGCGCCACATCCGCGCCATCTGCACGCTCGCGGATTTCGGGGACCTTTGCCGTCTCATCGGTGAAACCAGCAGCCGGGTTTCGAAAACCGAATACATCGCCACCTACCTGCGCGGCCTGACCACCGAGCAGGAACTCAGCCTTTCCGCCATCTGGCTGACCGGCCAGGCTCTCCCCGGCAAGCCGGGACAAGCCACCCTGCGTTTCAGCGACGCCGGCATCCGTCACGCGCTGCTCTCCCTGCCCAGCGTCCGGGAGGAACGCTATCGCGAGATCTCACACGCCCAGAGCGACACAGCCCGCACCGCACGGCTTGTGCTGCAGGAAATCCAGATCCGTCCGGAACCGCTCGATCTCGCCGGACTTGAAACGTTTTTCCAAACACTTCTCGCCACGGCCAGCGATCTGGACCGCATCTCCCTGCTTGCCGCGCGCCTTTCGACACTGCATCCGGTCGAGAGCGAGACCATCGTCAGGCTGCTCACCGGAGATCTCCGCGTGGGACTCAAGGCGGAGCACATCGAGGATGCCATCGCCGCGGTCTTCAAGCTGGACTCCGCCAGTGTGCGGGACGCGCACATGCTCTCCGGAGACATCGGGGAAACCATCCTGCTGGCCAAACATGGCAGGCTCGCCGAAGCCGGCCTGCGGGTGGGCATCCCGGTCAAATGCATGCTGGCCTCGTCGCCCGGGCATGATGAAACGGACACCCGCCCCCTGTTTGAAAAACTCCCGTTCCCTCCCCCCTATTGGCTGGAGGCGAAGTATGATGGCATCCGCGCGCAGCTCCACAAACGGGGCGACGAGGTCACCCTCTTCTCCCGCGATCTCAGGCCGATCAACGCCAGGTTTCCCGAACTCGTCGCCGCCGCGGGAAAAATCAGCGGCGATTTCATCCTCGACGGTGAAATCATCGCCTACACCGATGGCCGCAAGCTCAAGCCGCGTGATTTGCAAAAGCGCCAGCCACCCAAACAAACAAGCGGTGATCTTTTTCTGACAGACAAGGATCTTCCGCCGGCCTCCCCTTCCCGTTTCATCGCCTTCGACCTCCTCTGGCATCAAGGCGCGGACCTTCTGGGCCAGCCGTTGGTCGAACGGCACCTCAAGCTGGAGTCACTCGCTCTCGCCGCCCCTTTTGAAACCATCACCATCTACGCGGCGGAAAATGCGGCGGAAATCGAGGCCACCTTCAAGCACTCGCTCCAGAACAATCATGAAGGGCTGGTCGCGAAGGACCCCTCCGGCATCTACCTGCCCGGCCGCCGTGAAAACTCGTGGATCAAGCTCAAGGGGGTGATGCCCACGCTCGACTGCGTCGTCGTCATCGCCCGGCAGAGGCAAGGCCTGCGGCCGGACATCCTCACCGACTATACCTTCGCCATCCGTGACGAAATCTCGGGGAAACTTTGCATCCTGGGCAAGACCCACTCCGGCCTCAGCGACGAGGAAACCGCGGAACTCACCGCCCATTTCAAGCGGAACACGCTGCGCAAGGAGAAGCTCAAGCATCACGTGAAGCCGGACATCGTGCTCGAAATCGCCTTCGACGCCATCATCCCCTCTTCCCGCCACGACTCCGGACTGGCGCTGAGATTCCCCCGCATCAAGTCCATCCGCCGCGACAAAACCCTGGAGGACATCGACACGCTGAAATCTACAAAAGCGCTGGTGTAG
- the mnmE gene encoding tRNA uridine-5-carboxymethylaminomethyl(34) synthesis GTPase MnmE, which translates to MHAISDPSRTTIVAIATPVGVGAVSLVRISGPRALQVADLATAGKASTSVPRAARYCHIRDENGEILDDGLLTVFRGPNSYTGEDSVEFTGHGGMLVTREVLSRFLACGATAAGPGEFTQRAFLNGKLDLTQAEGVMDLISAQTRLSLRAARSQLEGTLGRRTTEARDMLLETLAHLEAWIDFPEEDIDPQTGVLLRGRVGSVLAVVDSLLSTADQGRVLREGVRTVIFGEPNVGKSSLLNRLLGFERAIVSDIAGTTRDTIEEIINLHGIPLRLVDTAGMRESDDRIEAEGIQRTVRQIEAADLLLEIADASGPRPADAASPATSAKHILVLNKTDLGEHPSWAEVSAVRISCDKGDGFEQLSQAISDTLHFSEADWGEHAVAINARHQASLQMARTSLLAALALLEDLSGDQELAAIDLREALDALGEIPGKVDTEDLLGVIFSSFCIGK; encoded by the coding sequence ATGCACGCCATTTCGGATCCTTCCCGCACCACCATCGTGGCCATCGCCACGCCTGTAGGCGTCGGCGCGGTCTCGCTTGTGAGAATTTCCGGTCCCCGCGCGCTGCAGGTCGCCGATCTCGCCACCGCCGGCAAGGCATCCACCTCCGTGCCGCGAGCCGCACGCTACTGCCACATCCGGGATGAAAACGGGGAGATCCTCGATGACGGGCTTCTCACCGTGTTCCGCGGTCCCAACAGCTACACCGGTGAAGACAGTGTCGAATTCACCGGCCACGGCGGCATGTTGGTCACGCGGGAAGTGCTGTCCCGCTTCCTCGCCTGTGGGGCCACCGCCGCAGGTCCGGGCGAATTCACCCAGCGGGCGTTCCTGAATGGAAAACTCGACCTCACGCAAGCCGAGGGCGTCATGGATCTCATTTCCGCACAGACACGGCTCTCCCTGCGTGCGGCGCGCAGCCAGCTTGAAGGCACGCTCGGACGCCGCACCACCGAGGCCCGGGACATGCTCCTGGAAACCCTCGCCCATCTGGAAGCGTGGATCGATTTCCCGGAGGAGGACATCGATCCCCAGACCGGCGTGCTGCTGCGTGGCCGCGTCGGCTCGGTCCTCGCGGTCGTGGATTCCCTGCTCTCCACCGCCGACCAGGGCCGTGTGTTGCGCGAGGGTGTCCGCACCGTGATCTTCGGCGAGCCGAACGTCGGAAAATCCAGCCTGCTGAACCGCCTGCTCGGATTCGAGCGGGCCATCGTCAGCGACATCGCCGGAACCACCCGCGACACCATCGAGGAAATCATCAACCTCCATGGCATCCCCCTGCGGCTGGTCGACACCGCCGGAATGCGCGAGTCGGACGACCGCATCGAGGCGGAAGGAATCCAACGGACGGTGAGGCAGATCGAAGCCGCGGATCTTCTTCTGGAAATCGCGGATGCCAGCGGCCCCCGCCCCGCTGACGCGGCATCGCCCGCAACCTCGGCCAAGCACATTCTCGTCCTCAACAAAACCGATCTCGGGGAACATCCGTCGTGGGCGGAGGTTTCCGCCGTGCGGATCTCCTGCGACAAGGGCGATGGCTTCGAACAACTCTCCCAAGCCATCAGCGACACGCTTCATTTCAGCGAGGCCGACTGGGGAGAGCACGCCGTCGCCATCAACGCCCGGCATCAGGCCAGCCTGCAAATGGCCCGGACCTCCCTGCTCGCGGCCCTGGCTCTCCTGGAGGATTTGTCGGGGGATCAGGAACTCGCCGCCATCGACCTGCGAGAGGCACTGGACGCCCTTGGAGAAATCCCGGGCAAGGTCGACACGGAAGACCTGCTTGGCGTTATTTTCAGCAGTTTCTGCATCGGTAAATAA
- the hisC gene encoding histidinol-phosphate transaminase: MTIDQYANRFVCDLVAYEPGKPIDETARELGLDPSQIVKVASNENPLGPSPLAKAAMREALEESHIYPDGGGYRLRSAIAGSFDMEISNIILGNGSNEIIELLCHTFLNRDAELIAAKHAFVVYKLMATLFGAKYVEVEDPGFLHDLDAMADAINENTRLVFIANPNNPTGTMVDQAAIDRFMARVPEHVIVVFDEAYYEFPDNPPDTLKYVREGRNVCVLRTFSKIHGLAALRVGYGLASKNVATLLQKARQPFNVNSIAQAGALAALADAEHIAKTRAVNSAGMAFYEKELAARGLEFVPSHANFLLVKTGEGDRVFRDMLKQGVIVRAMSSYKLPDWVRISIGTEEQNKRCLEVLDSVLAAAAV, from the coding sequence ATGACGATTGACCAATACGCGAACCGGTTTGTGTGTGACCTCGTGGCCTATGAGCCAGGAAAGCCCATCGACGAAACCGCGCGCGAGCTCGGTCTGGATCCTTCACAAATCGTCAAGGTCGCCTCGAATGAGAACCCGTTGGGCCCCTCGCCGCTTGCGAAGGCGGCGATGCGTGAGGCTCTCGAAGAATCGCACATCTATCCGGACGGCGGCGGCTACCGCCTGCGCAGCGCCATCGCCGGATCGTTCGACATGGAGATCTCCAACATCATCTTGGGAAATGGTTCGAACGAAATCATCGAACTGCTCTGCCACACCTTCCTGAACCGCGACGCGGAGCTCATCGCCGCGAAACACGCCTTCGTCGTTTACAAGCTGATGGCCACGCTCTTCGGCGCGAAATATGTGGAGGTCGAGGATCCGGGATTCCTCCACGATCTCGACGCCATGGCGGATGCGATCAACGAGAACACACGCCTCGTTTTCATCGCGAATCCGAACAACCCGACAGGCACCATGGTGGACCAGGCCGCCATCGACCGCTTCATGGCACGCGTGCCGGAACATGTGATCGTCGTCTTCGACGAGGCGTATTACGAATTCCCGGACAATCCGCCGGACACGCTGAAGTATGTCCGCGAGGGCAGGAACGTCTGCGTGCTCCGCACCTTTTCCAAGATCCACGGTCTCGCGGCACTGCGCGTCGGCTACGGTCTGGCTTCGAAAAATGTCGCGACGCTTCTGCAGAAGGCCCGCCAACCTTTCAATGTGAACAGCATCGCCCAGGCAGGGGCTCTCGCAGCCTTGGCTGATGCGGAGCACATCGCGAAGACCCGCGCGGTGAACTCCGCCGGGATGGCCTTTTATGAAAAGGAACTCGCCGCGCGTGGCTTGGAATTCGTCCCCAGCCATGCGAACTTCCTGCTTGTCAAAACCGGCGAAGGCGATCGCGTCTTCCGTGACATGCTCAAGCAGGGCGTCATCGTCCGCGCCATGAGCAGCTACAAGCTCCCGGACTGGGTGCGCATCTCCATCGGGACCGAAGAGCAGAACAAGCGCTGCCTCGAGGTCCTGGATTCGGTGCTCGCCGCAGCGGCGGTTTGA
- a CDS encoding xylulokinase, which yields MFLGLDSSTQSLTAVIIDPGSGEITCQLSVNFGSSLPEYGSPSGFIPGGRDGEVHANPLMWLDALDLLFTRLAAETDLSKIRMIAGSGQQHGSVYLDSTFDSRLAGLDISQNLSTQLSPSLTRATSPIWMDTSTGTECAEITSATGGPAAVCARSGSIAIERFTGPQIRRFYKTDPAAYGKTARIHLVSSFIASVIAGKSVPIDFGDGAGMNLLGLAKLGWDTELLAATAPDLGSKLLPPAPQTSVQGTVSPYFTKKYGISENCRTALFTGDNPASLVGMGATTPGNIVISLGTSDTFFAAMPGPKTDPNGFGHVFGNPAGGFMSLICFRNGSLAREALRDQLGLDWSAFDQPALAATSDAAGKNQMLPFYGPEITPRHDFTGPVLQGSAEFESAENPGLQVRALLEGQFLNMRLHSGWMGVKTERIRLTGGASKNDGIARLVADIFQAPVERLDVSNSAALGAALVAAAADGHDLEALQDVFCKASAGSTLQPDRSLAAVYDEALVKFETLLKANR from the coding sequence ATGTTTCTCGGACTCGACTCCTCCACCCAATCCCTCACCGCCGTCATCATCGACCCCGGTTCCGGCGAAATCACCTGCCAGCTTTCCGTGAACTTCGGGAGCAGCCTCCCCGAATACGGCTCACCCAGCGGCTTCATCCCCGGTGGCAGGGATGGGGAGGTCCATGCGAATCCCCTGATGTGGCTCGACGCGCTCGACCTCCTCTTCACACGTCTCGCGGCGGAGACGGATCTCTCGAAAATCCGGATGATCGCGGGGTCCGGCCAGCAACACGGTTCGGTTTATCTGGACAGCACCTTCGACAGCCGCCTCGCGGGCCTGGATATTTCCCAAAACCTGTCCACCCAGCTCTCCCCCTCCCTCACCCGCGCGACATCTCCCATCTGGATGGACACCTCCACCGGAACCGAGTGCGCCGAGATCACCTCCGCCACCGGCGGCCCTGCGGCTGTCTGCGCCCGCAGCGGATCGATCGCCATCGAACGCTTCACCGGCCCTCAGATCCGCCGGTTTTACAAGACCGACCCTGCCGCTTATGGGAAAACCGCCCGCATCCATCTCGTCAGCTCCTTCATCGCTTCGGTCATCGCCGGAAAGTCCGTGCCCATCGACTTCGGTGACGGCGCGGGCATGAACCTGCTCGGCCTGGCCAAACTCGGCTGGGACACCGAGCTCCTGGCCGCCACGGCTCCGGATCTGGGTTCCAAGCTTTTACCCCCCGCGCCACAAACCAGCGTCCAAGGCACGGTTTCCCCCTATTTCACAAAAAAATACGGGATCTCGGAAAATTGCCGCACCGCGCTTTTCACCGGAGACAATCCCGCCTCGCTCGTCGGCATGGGTGCCACCACACCGGGAAACATCGTGATCTCCCTCGGCACGAGCGACACGTTCTTCGCCGCCATGCCGGGGCCGAAGACCGATCCGAACGGCTTCGGTCATGTCTTCGGAAATCCCGCCGGCGGCTTCATGTCGCTCATCTGTTTCCGCAACGGCTCCCTCGCCCGTGAGGCGCTGCGTGACCAACTCGGTCTTGATTGGTCGGCCTTCGACCAACCCGCGCTCGCCGCCACCTCGGATGCGGCGGGAAAAAACCAGATGCTGCCGTTCTACGGCCCTGAAATCACCCCGCGCCACGACTTCACCGGACCAGTGCTGCAAGGGTCCGCCGAGTTTGAATCCGCTGAAAACCCCGGCCTCCAAGTTCGTGCGCTGCTGGAAGGGCAGTTCCTGAACATGCGCCTGCACTCCGGGTGGATGGGCGTCAAGACCGAGCGCATCCGCCTCACCGGCGGAGCATCCAAGAACGACGGCATCGCCCGGCTTGTCGCCGACATCTTCCAAGCCCCGGTCGAGCGGCTGGACGTCTCGAACTCCGCGGCCCTCGGTGCGGCGCTCGTCGCCGCGGCGGCGGATGGCCACGATCTCGAGGCCCTGCAGGACGTTTTCTGCAAGGCTTCCGCCGGTTCCACCCTCCAGCCCGACCGTTCCCTCGCGGCCGTTTACGATGAAGCGCTCGTAAAATTCGAAACACTTCTCAAAGCCAACCGTTGA
- a CDS encoding ammonium transporter, with product MTAHAQEAATPPPAAEAAAPAAATPTLEERIADVEAYMNNVARPEKASGATSLVAGPGPGTNAWQMVSTALVLFMTLPGLALFYGGLVRRKNVLSVLAQCLGIACVVTPLWWLCGYSLSFGVDAKSAFIGDFSNMMFKGVEPGNVGAGYYWISDSMWAMFQLTFAIITPALIIGAIAERMKFAAIMAFVVIWMFAVYFPFAHMVWSTVGFMCGPLNPAAGIKAIDFAGGTVVHMTSGWSALVLCLILGKRKGLGKESMAPHSMVLCMVGTGMLWVGWYGFNAGSALGADAIASNAFVTTTLCAATAGLAWALIEWICKGKPSVLGFCSGIVAGLVVITPAAGFVTSTSSVIMGVIAGVVPFLAVAYLKQMLGYDDALDTFGVHGVGGTLGAILTGVFADEKANSVVAGLKNGLIVEQLKAVGLTIVWSVVATAIIAYIVKAVIGLRPSAEVEEAGLDLAEHGEQGYEH from the coding sequence ATGACCGCGCATGCGCAAGAGGCGGCCACTCCTCCGCCGGCCGCGGAGGCCGCGGCACCTGCCGCGGCGACGCCGACTCTTGAAGAACGGATCGCGGATGTGGAAGCCTATATGAACAACGTCGCCCGTCCGGAAAAAGCGAGCGGTGCGACATCGCTCGTTGCCGGACCTGGTCCTGGCACGAACGCCTGGCAGATGGTCAGCACGGCCCTGGTGCTGTTCATGACGCTTCCGGGTCTCGCCCTTTTCTACGGTGGTCTCGTCCGACGCAAGAACGTGCTTTCCGTTCTCGCGCAATGTCTTGGAATCGCCTGCGTCGTCACTCCTCTCTGGTGGTTGTGCGGATACAGCCTCTCCTTCGGGGTGGATGCGAAGAGCGCGTTCATCGGTGACTTCAGCAACATGATGTTCAAAGGCGTCGAGCCGGGAAATGTTGGTGCCGGTTACTACTGGATCTCCGACAGCATGTGGGCCATGTTCCAGCTCACCTTCGCGATCATCACGCCCGCCCTCATCATCGGCGCCATCGCCGAGCGCATGAAGTTCGCGGCCATCATGGCCTTCGTGGTGATCTGGATGTTCGCAGTCTACTTCCCATTCGCCCACATGGTGTGGTCCACGGTCGGCTTCATGTGCGGACCTCTCAACCCTGCCGCCGGCATCAAGGCCATCGACTTCGCAGGTGGCACGGTCGTTCACATGACCTCCGGCTGGTCCGCTCTGGTTCTCTGCCTCATCCTCGGCAAGCGCAAGGGCCTTGGCAAGGAGTCGATGGCTCCCCACAGCATGGTTCTCTGCATGGTCGGCACCGGCATGCTCTGGGTCGGCTGGTATGGATTCAACGCCGGCTCCGCTCTTGGTGCCGACGCCATCGCCTCGAACGCCTTCGTCACCACCACCCTTTGCGCCGCAACCGCGGGTCTGGCATGGGCGCTCATCGAATGGATCTGCAAGGGCAAGCCAAGTGTTCTCGGTTTCTGCTCGGGCATCGTCGCCGGTCTCGTGGTCATCACTCCAGCCGCTGGCTTCGTGACCTCCACCTCCTCGGTCATCATGGGCGTCATCGCCGGTGTGGTTCCCTTCCTCGCGGTGGCTTACCTCAAGCAAATGCTTGGATATGACGACGCTCTCGACACCTTCGGTGTTCACGGTGTCGGTGGAACTCTCGGAGCCATCCTTACGGGTGTCTTCGCGGATGAGAAAGCCAACTCGGTGGTCGCCGGACTCAAGAACGGCCTCATCGTCGAGCAACTCAAGGCTGTCGGCCTCACCATCGTCTGGAGCGTGGTCGCCACCGCCATCATCGCCTACATCGTGAAAGCGGTGATCGGCCTCCG